One window of Anaerolineae bacterium genomic DNA carries:
- a CDS encoding Leader peptidase (Prepilin peptidase), producing MSILLTNLVAGVLGGFLINYLADCLPHQRRPTKPLCNHCGMSLSLFAYLALQPCLNCNLRRRWRYGIVYLLSIVMVYWIQVFPVRLDFWLSWLVWIVFGVIATIDIEYRVVLFETVVGGGIIFFVIGLARHGIFSTILGGLMGFLVMFGLYWLGKFILKIRKKASSLEEEALGFGDVNLFTILGLLLGFPAILAALWIAIFSAGIFSLALVAYMVLRKQYRSDFAIPYAPFLIFGAFALLYLVRP from the coding sequence ATGTCGATTCTCCTGACCAATCTCGTTGCTGGGGTGCTTGGCGGTTTCCTGATAAATTATCTCGCCGACTGCTTACCTCACCAGCGACGCCCGACAAAACCGCTTTGCAATCATTGCGGCATGAGCTTATCTCTTTTTGCATATCTGGCACTCCAACCATGCTTAAACTGCAACTTGCGTCGCCGCTGGCGCTATGGTATAGTTTATCTCCTTAGCATTGTGATGGTTTATTGGATACAGGTTTTTCCGGTGCGTTTAGATTTCTGGCTTTCCTGGTTAGTGTGGATCGTATTTGGCGTAATTGCCACGATAGATATTGAATATCGAGTTGTTTTGTTCGAGACCGTGGTTGGTGGAGGAATCATTTTTTTCGTAATCGGCTTAGCACGACATGGTATATTCTCTACCATACTGGGCGGATTGATGGGTTTTTTGGTGATGTTTGGGCTTTATTGGCTGGGAAAATTTATACTCAAGATTAGAAAAAAAGCCTCCTCTTTGGAAGAGGAGGCTCTAGGTTTTGGAGATGTCAATCTGTTTACAATTTTAGGCCTTTTACTTGGCTTTCCAGCAATACTTGCCGCCCTTTGGATCGCTATTTTCTCTGCGGGCATATTTAGTCTAGCGCTGGTTGCCTACATGGTTCTCCGGAAACAATACCGTTCCGATTTTGCGATCCCCTATGCTCCTTTTCTAATCTTTGGCGCTTTTGCACTCCTTTACCTTGTTCGTCCATAA
- a CDS encoding Protein-export membrane protein SecF, translated as MINILGKRYFFFLLSLLIIIPGMIVLGVWKLPLAIDFTGGSYLEFKFNNRQPPPPAEIVLLFTDLGIKDVQVLTTEQQTIIAKSSFLDETTQTNLLKSMEERFQDTITVLRFDSVGPTIGQQVTQRAAIALAIAALAVILYITFAFRGVEHAFRYGLCAIIAMVHDVAVVISIVAIGGKFFGWQFDSLTLTALLTVIGFSVQDKIVVFDRIRENSANLKRLPFETLVNHSIVQTLQRSINTQLMTVEFMLLALALFGGVTLREFSTILLIGLFMGTYSSIFIAAPILVVWENREWQQWFKPRPGNSVA; from the coding sequence ATGATCAATATACTTGGAAAACGATATTTCTTCTTTCTCCTTTCTTTACTGATTATTATTCCTGGCATGATTGTGCTTGGGGTCTGGAAACTGCCATTGGCTATTGACTTCACGGGCGGATCGTATCTGGAGTTTAAATTCAACAACCGTCAACCGCCACCGCCGGCAGAAATTGTGCTCTTATTTACAGACTTAGGGATCAAAGATGTTCAGGTGCTAACAACCGAGCAGCAAACCATCATCGCCAAATCCAGTTTTCTCGATGAGACGACCCAAACCAACCTGTTGAAGTCAATGGAAGAACGATTTCAGGACACAATTACCGTGTTACGCTTTGATAGTGTCGGTCCGACCATTGGGCAACAGGTAACCCAACGGGCAGCCATCGCATTAGCCATTGCGGCGCTTGCCGTAATTCTGTACATCACATTCGCGTTTCGTGGGGTAGAACATGCTTTTCGCTACGGATTATGCGCAATCATCGCCATGGTGCATGACGTAGCAGTTGTAATTAGCATCGTTGCTATCGGAGGAAAATTCTTTGGGTGGCAGTTCGATTCGCTCACTCTAACCGCTTTGCTCACCGTAATCGGTTTTTCTGTTCAGGATAAAATTGTAGTATTTGACCGCATTCGGGAAAACAGCGCTAACCTGAAAAGACTTCCATTTGAAACTCTGGTCAATCATTCGATTGTTCAAACCCTGCAACGTTCCATCAATACCCAGTTGATGACTGTTGAGTTCATGCTGTTAGCCCTGGCTCTCTTCGGCGGCGTCACCTTAAGAGAATTTTCCACCATTCTCCTGATTGGTCTGTTTATGGGAACATATTCCTCGATATTTATTGCTGCACCAATTCTGGTTGTATGGGAAAATCGTGAGTGGCAACAGTGGTTCAAACCCCGCCCCGGTAATAGTGTTGCCTGA
- a CDS encoding Protein-export membrane protein SecD: MTRNTTISLIIIFTILILSIYLVLPTTNSFLGRSIVTKLGLDLVGGQQIVLQVDLPEDTIPDRDLLVKASQIVESRVNGLGVAEAVVQIAGNRFINVELPAVKDATESINAIKQTGVLEFVDMSQLSDEEAFALIDQTIRTDLQESLGSSVSTPITATGTLTETVFHTIMTGSMLESVETTTNQVGQPVVSFRLTSEGAKIFADYTRQNQGKILAIVLDKKVISAPRIREPIESGEGIIEGNFTVESANALTVQLRYGSLPVPLKVAETRTIGPTLGEDSLRKSLIAGAIGFSIVILFMILYYRLPGAVAITAILTYAVITFAIFRTIPVTLTLPGIAGFLLSTGSALDANILIFERLKEELRSGRKLSLAVDIGWKRAWPSIRDSNIATILTSLILFWFGSTFGATIVKGFSLTLMLGVIVSLFSAIVVTRTFLNILFTYFQPSNYARWFGL, translated from the coding sequence ATGACCAGAAACACAACCATATCCTTGATCATCATATTTACCATTCTCATTCTCTCTATCTACCTCGTCTTACCGACCACCAATTCCTTCTTGGGGCGATCTATCGTAACCAAGCTAGGATTGGATCTGGTAGGTGGACAACAAATCGTTCTGCAAGTTGACCTACCCGAAGACACCATACCCGATCGTGATCTGCTCGTTAAAGCCAGTCAGATCGTCGAAAGCCGTGTTAACGGGTTGGGAGTAGCAGAAGCTGTCGTGCAGATCGCTGGAAATCGTTTCATTAACGTTGAATTGCCGGCCGTCAAGGATGCAACAGAGAGCATCAATGCCATCAAGCAAACCGGCGTCCTAGAATTTGTGGATATGTCTCAGTTAAGCGATGAAGAAGCCTTTGCCCTCATTGACCAGACAATTCGCACAGATCTTCAAGAGAGCCTGGGAAGCTCTGTTTCAACACCAATAACCGCAACCGGGACGTTAACTGAGACGGTTTTCCACACAATCATGACCGGTTCCATGCTGGAATCGGTGGAAACGACTACCAACCAGGTCGGACAACCGGTGGTTTCCTTTCGCCTCACATCCGAGGGAGCAAAGATATTTGCAGATTACACCAGACAAAATCAGGGAAAAATCCTTGCCATCGTGTTGGATAAAAAAGTCATTTCCGCCCCCCGTATTCGAGAACCCATCGAGAGTGGGGAAGGCATTATCGAGGGTAATTTCACCGTAGAAAGCGCGAACGCTTTGACTGTTCAACTCCGCTATGGCTCTCTTCCTGTTCCTCTGAAGGTTGCCGAAACGCGCACCATTGGTCCGACGCTTGGCGAAGACTCCCTAAGAAAAAGCCTGATTGCTGGAGCTATTGGTTTCTCTATCGTTATTTTATTTATGATCCTGTATTATCGCTTACCGGGAGCTGTAGCGATTACAGCTATTCTCACCTACGCTGTCATCACCTTCGCTATTTTTCGCACCATTCCTGTGACTTTAACCCTTCCCGGTATTGCTGGCTTTCTGCTCAGTACCGGATCGGCGCTGGATGCCAATATCCTGATCTTTGAGCGACTTAAGGAGGAATTACGTAGCGGTCGTAAATTAAGTTTAGCGGTCGATATCGGTTGGAAACGAGCATGGCCTTCCATCCGAGACTCTAATATTGCCACAATTCTCACGTCCTTAATACTATTCTGGTTCGGGAGCACTTTTGGAGCAACGATTGTAAAGGGCTTCTCCCTGACGCTCATGCTTGGTGTCATTGTCAGCCTGTTTTCGGCAATTGTTGTTACCCGGACTTTCTTGAACATCCTGTTTACATATTTTCAACCATCAAACTATGCCAGATGGTTTGGCTTATAA
- a CDS encoding Stage II sporulation E family protein, whose amino-acid sequence MEVQIAVSKVPKFGIRESGDTVEVIERPQGGISVVLSDGQTSGRGAKSVSNLVVRKVISLLAEGVRDGAAARAASDYLYTHREGKVSATLNICSVDLVTKTLVITRNNPAPVILYDNQQIRIFDEESKPVGIYRDTRPVIVEVGLAVGLCAIVFSDGLIHAGSRTGNLINLISLFNQYGYNPEEPPHLIADNLLQRAIQQDEGRPCDDISIVVIKVLPHQGDQTRRMLVRLPLNNGG is encoded by the coding sequence ATGGAAGTCCAGATAGCGGTTTCAAAAGTCCCCAAGTTCGGCATCCGGGAAAGCGGCGACACCGTAGAGGTCATCGAACGTCCGCAAGGTGGAATTTCGGTTGTACTCTCCGATGGACAAACTTCGGGCCGTGGAGCGAAATCTGTATCAAACCTGGTCGTACGGAAAGTGATTTCTCTGCTGGCGGAAGGAGTCAGAGATGGAGCAGCAGCCAGAGCAGCCTCAGATTATCTCTATACGCATCGAGAAGGGAAAGTATCTGCCACCCTCAATATTTGCTCTGTTGACCTGGTAACGAAAACACTTGTAATTACCCGCAACAATCCTGCGCCGGTCATCCTTTACGATAACCAGCAGATCCGAATTTTTGACGAAGAGAGCAAACCGGTCGGTATTTATAGAGACACCAGGCCAGTTATTGTTGAGGTGGGTCTTGCAGTGGGGTTATGTGCGATCGTTTTCTCGGATGGCTTAATTCATGCTGGCTCAAGAACTGGAAACCTCATCAATCTAATTTCTCTATTCAACCAATATGGCTATAATCCGGAAGAGCCCCCTCATCTTATCGCCGATAATCTCCTGCAAAGAGCCATACAACAAGATGAGGGCAGGCCCTGCGATGATATCAGCATCGTGGTCATCAAAGTGCTTCCACATCAAGGAGATCAAACCCGACGGATGCTGGTTCGTTTACCCTTGAATAACGGTGGATAG
- a CDS encoding Ribosomal RNA large subunit methyltransferase N: MMNERPLIYDLSREELGKVLEEWGEPTYRLKQLWEGLYHNLWHKADQFTVFPKPLRQKLDSYFIFESIFSEKESLADHGQTRKVLFHTLQGNPIETVLMQALDRNTLCISSQSGCGMGCVFCATGQMGFIANLTSGQIIEQVLHFARLLKKENKTLSNIVVMGMGEPFHNFENVIRAIDQLNDPNGFNLGERRFTISTVGIVPMIRKFAALKRQINLAISLHAADDELRSQLVPINRKYPLNTLLEACREYVNLTKRRLSFEWVMIKDINDSIQQAYRLTKLLKGLLCHVNLIPLNPTEGYTGQSPPKQRIKEFKAILEQNSIPCTVRVPRGISIHAGCGQLATFYQRQNS, encoded by the coding sequence ATGATGAATGAGCGACCTTTGATCTATGACCTTTCCCGAGAAGAGTTAGGTAAAGTTCTTGAAGAATGGGGTGAACCAACCTATCGCCTCAAGCAACTTTGGGAAGGACTGTATCATAACCTCTGGCATAAAGCAGATCAATTTACTGTTTTTCCAAAACCTCTGCGGCAAAAGCTTGATAGTTATTTCATTTTTGAATCGATATTTTCTGAAAAAGAATCACTTGCTGACCATGGTCAAACCAGAAAAGTATTATTCCATACCCTTCAAGGAAATCCCATCGAGACAGTTTTGATGCAAGCTTTAGACCGCAATACTTTATGCATTTCCTCCCAATCGGGATGCGGGATGGGATGCGTCTTCTGCGCTACAGGCCAGATGGGATTTATCGCAAATCTTACCAGCGGTCAGATTATCGAACAGGTACTGCACTTTGCTCGTTTATTGAAAAAAGAAAACAAAACGCTGTCTAATATTGTTGTGATGGGGATGGGCGAACCCTTTCATAATTTCGAGAATGTAATTAGAGCTATTGACCAATTAAATGACCCGAACGGTTTCAACTTGGGAGAGCGACGTTTTACCATTTCTACCGTTGGGATCGTGCCAATGATCCGCAAATTCGCCGCCCTGAAACGTCAAATCAATCTGGCGATTTCTCTTCACGCCGCAGACGATGAACTGCGTTCCCAACTCGTGCCAATCAACCGTAAATACCCTTTGAATACTTTATTGGAAGCTTGCCGCGAATATGTTAATTTGACGAAACGCCGCCTCAGCTTCGAGTGGGTGATGATTAAAGATATCAATGATTCCATCCAACAAGCTTATCGCTTGACGAAATTGCTCAAGGGTTTGCTCTGCCATGTAAATCTCATTCCACTCAACCCAACAGAAGGTTATACCGGCCAATCTCCCCCGAAACAGCGAATCAAGGAATTCAAAGCGATACTGGAACAAAATTCCATTCCCTGCACCGTACGTGTACCGCGTGGGATTTCAATTCATGCTGGTTGCGGGCAACTTGCTACATTTTATCAGAGACAGAATAGCTAA
- a CDS encoding putative NagD-like phosphatase translates to MSFQEKNSVRALIVDMDGVLWRQSQPIGDLGQIFAKIYAKGLKITLATNNATLTVQQYLQKLASFGVTLSADQIVNSPQAAAMYMVNHFPPGSSIFVIGKDGLRQEMLNHGYRIANGTENESVVAVVVGMDWDLRFEQLCQATLLLRSGAEFIATNGDRTFPTPQGLVPGVGAILALLETASEKKPIIVGKPDPLMYQIALERMNVQPEDCLVVGDRLETDILGGQKLGCQTALVLSGVTTPEQARAWYPPPDWICQTFEEVIDQL, encoded by the coding sequence ATGAGCTTCCAGGAAAAGAATTCTGTAAGAGCCCTGATTGTTGACATGGATGGAGTCTTATGGCGCCAGTCCCAACCGATTGGAGACTTAGGGCAAATCTTTGCGAAGATTTACGCCAAAGGCTTAAAGATCACTTTAGCCACCAATAACGCCACCCTGACCGTCCAGCAATATCTCCAAAAGTTAGCTTCATTCGGGGTGACATTATCGGCTGATCAAATTGTCAACTCACCTCAAGCTGCAGCGATGTATATGGTCAATCATTTCCCGCCGGGGAGTTCTATCTTTGTGATCGGGAAGGATGGATTGCGTCAAGAAATGCTCAACCATGGATATCGCATCGCTAATGGTACAGAAAATGAATCTGTGGTAGCGGTCGTGGTAGGGATGGACTGGGATTTGAGATTTGAGCAATTATGCCAGGCGACATTGCTTTTACGATCTGGAGCGGAATTTATTGCAACCAACGGAGACCGCACCTTTCCGACACCTCAGGGTCTTGTTCCAGGGGTTGGTGCAATCTTGGCTTTACTCGAAACAGCAAGTGAGAAAAAACCGATTATCGTTGGAAAACCTGATCCATTGATGTATCAGATTGCCCTTGAGAGGATGAACGTTCAACCGGAAGATTGTTTGGTGGTTGGTGATCGTCTGGAAACCGACATTCTCGGTGGACAAAAACTTGGCTGTCAGACCGCACTGGTTCTCTCTGGAGTTACAACGCCCGAACAAGCCAGAGCATGGTATCCCCCACCCGATTGGATCTGTCAGACTTTTGAAGAGGTGATCGATCAACTCTAA
- a CDS encoding ATP-dependent Clp protease proteolytic subunit codes for MVIETSGHGERAYDIYSLLLKNRIVFLGTPINDQVSNLIVAQLLYLSSEDPESPIQMYINSPGGQVYAGMAIYDTMQMIPNPISTLAVGMTASFGTVLLTAGTKGQRYALPHATIHMHQPLGGAQGQASDIEIQAKEILRLKSRLNEILSMHTGQSIETIEKDTERDFYLTAQQAVEYGIVDQVMEIPEAKRLVPQPK; via the coding sequence ATGGTAATCGAAACCTCAGGACATGGTGAGCGGGCTTATGACATCTATTCTTTGCTGCTCAAAAATCGCATTGTCTTTCTGGGAACGCCAATTAACGATCAGGTTTCTAATCTCATTGTTGCTCAACTGCTTTATCTGAGCAGCGAAGACCCCGAAAGCCCGATTCAGATGTACATCAACTCGCCAGGGGGTCAAGTGTACGCCGGCATGGCAATCTACGACACGATGCAAATGATCCCCAATCCTATCAGTACCCTGGCAGTAGGTATGACAGCCTCCTTCGGCACTGTTTTGCTGACGGCCGGCACGAAGGGTCAGCGTTATGCCCTACCCCATGCTACCATCCATATGCACCAACCATTAGGTGGGGCGCAGGGACAGGCATCCGACATCGAGATTCAGGCAAAAGAGATTTTGCGTCTGAAGTCGCGCTTAAATGAAATCCTCTCTATGCATACCGGCCAAAGCATCGAAACAATTGAAAAAGACACCGAACGCGATTTCTACCTTACGGCTCAACAAGCCGTTGAGTATGGCATTGTCGATCAGGTAATGGAGATTCCTGAAGCAAAGCGTTTGGTGCCCCAGCCGAAATAA
- a CDS encoding Cell division trigger factor: protein MKVETTPLQNRVLKVVVEATPEETENARRNAALKLGKKVRIPGFRPGKAPYPILLKHLDPIALQEETIETFLDKVYPEILEQENIEPFAQGRLESILNINPLTLEIHIPLQPLVEIGDYHAIRIPYEPPVVTDEEVDEALERLRKQNAVIEPVERSIQEGDIVYIDLTGYRIENGEITSQSVLEEHDIPIQVLAEGKTAWEYPFQGFSKELLGKQANDHFGIDFSFPEDSPNLTFKGMNVHFDVTIKQVKGRVLPELNDEFAQSIGEYTSLEELRSSVRSMLEAQAQAESQEEYDTKVIQELVNCSDIEYPLVLVENERKAYIKELQQRLNQLNIDLDLYKKIKGLSEEQFEEEVNKNVEYRVKSSLALLEIAKKENIRFDPLKVTQETQTVMQDLVERSKDSRIPKQLLDSIAIRISERNMYDQVLNGAIEKLRQIAKGEENNIEEQESNSEVNPPETETSGFEGMNKSEIEAVSMPEESITENKSDSEQ, encoded by the coding sequence TTGAAAGTAGAAACAACGCCATTACAGAACCGAGTATTAAAAGTGGTGGTCGAAGCCACCCCTGAAGAGACAGAAAATGCCCGTCGGAATGCAGCCCTTAAATTGGGGAAGAAAGTCCGCATTCCCGGTTTTCGACCTGGTAAAGCACCTTACCCGATACTACTCAAGCACCTTGATCCTATAGCCCTTCAGGAAGAAACGATCGAAACATTCCTCGACAAAGTATATCCAGAGATACTGGAGCAGGAAAATATTGAACCTTTTGCCCAAGGTAGATTAGAGTCCATTCTGAACATTAATCCTCTCACATTAGAGATTCATATTCCGCTCCAGCCTCTGGTTGAGATTGGAGATTATCATGCTATTCGTATCCCTTACGAGCCGCCAGTGGTTACCGATGAGGAAGTAGACGAAGCTTTAGAGCGATTACGTAAACAGAATGCAGTGATCGAACCGGTAGAGCGATCAATTCAGGAAGGCGATATTGTTTATATCGACCTGACGGGTTATCGAATAGAAAATGGCGAAATTACTTCTCAAAGCGTACTAGAAGAACACGACATACCGATCCAGGTTCTCGCTGAAGGTAAAACGGCCTGGGAATATCCCTTTCAAGGGTTTAGCAAAGAATTGCTCGGCAAACAAGCCAATGACCATTTTGGTATTGACTTTAGTTTTCCTGAAGATAGCCCTAACCTTACCTTCAAAGGTATGAATGTACATTTTGATGTCACCATCAAACAAGTCAAGGGGCGTGTTTTGCCCGAACTAAACGATGAGTTTGCCCAATCGATTGGTGAATACACATCTTTGGAGGAATTAAGAAGCTCGGTTCGCTCAATGTTAGAGGCACAAGCACAGGCAGAATCTCAAGAAGAGTATGATACAAAAGTCATTCAAGAGTTAGTAAATTGTTCCGACATCGAATATCCTCTTGTATTAGTTGAAAATGAGCGTAAAGCCTATATCAAGGAATTGCAACAGCGATTGAACCAGCTAAACATTGATCTTGATCTTTATAAAAAAATCAAAGGTCTCAGTGAAGAACAATTCGAAGAAGAAGTTAACAAAAACGTTGAATACCGCGTTAAATCCTCGTTAGCATTACTGGAAATAGCCAAAAAAGAAAATATTCGCTTCGACCCGCTAAAAGTTACCCAGGAAACCCAAACGGTGATGCAAGACCTTGTCGAGAGGTCAAAAGATTCTCGCATCCCCAAGCAATTGTTAGATAGCATTGCCATTCGCATCTCCGAACGAAACATGTACGACCAGGTATTGAACGGCGCTATTGAAAAATTGAGGCAGATTGCGAAAGGCGAAGAAAATAATATAGAGGAGCAAGAATCCAATAGTGAAGTTAATCCGCCTGAAACAGAAACCTCAGGATTCGAAGGAATGAATAAATCAGAAATTGAGGCAGTCAGCATGCCCGAAGAAAGTATTACCGAAAACAAATCTGATTCAGAACAATAA
- a CDS encoding Site-specific recombinase XerD, producing the protein MDESVKFSEAMNEFLEMIQRSRSQNTCRSYANALSFFQKTIQDKLNDPDPPISTIKQNAVLDCLEYLRTYTPATEKLYLTAIYRFYEFLAASQLIEINLPNLRLLIRQRARRSGQRLPQFPKKQIELIVEYAINLTNSLPKKGSERLRLLRDRALILTLADTGLRIHEACNLRRGDIDWAEHKAIIIGKGDQQAVVRFSTRCLQTIKEYLNERSSLDGASGKPIGALPVFARHDRGAGKKIKPISTTTGRQIIEQHVKIALGDEASETITPHSFRHYFVTTVLMGSGGNIKLAQELARHKSINVTQRYAHLSDDELDRGYHEIFNQPSFPKER; encoded by the coding sequence ATGGACGAAAGTGTGAAATTTTCAGAAGCAATGAACGAGTTCCTGGAGATGATTCAACGCTCCAGAAGTCAGAATACATGCCGCAGTTATGCCAACGCCCTATCGTTCTTTCAAAAAACGATCCAGGATAAATTAAACGATCCTGATCCACCAATCTCGACCATCAAACAAAATGCTGTTCTTGATTGCCTGGAGTATCTGCGTACCTACACCCCTGCCACAGAAAAATTATATCTGACAGCGATCTATCGCTTCTACGAATTCCTGGCTGCCTCGCAACTTATTGAAATCAATCTACCCAATCTTCGTCTTCTCATCCGCCAGCGGGCGCGTCGTTCGGGTCAACGTTTACCGCAATTTCCTAAAAAACAAATAGAATTAATTGTAGAATATGCAATAAATCTTACAAATTCATTGCCTAAAAAAGGGAGCGAGCGATTGCGCCTCTTGCGGGATCGAGCTTTAATCCTCACACTTGCCGATACCGGTCTGCGAATTCACGAGGCTTGCAATTTGCGTCGCGGCGATATCGACTGGGCAGAACACAAAGCCATCATTATCGGCAAAGGTGATCAGCAAGCCGTTGTGCGCTTCTCGACGCGCTGCTTGCAGACAATTAAGGAATATCTAAACGAGCGTTCTTCGTTAGATGGAGCTTCGGGTAAACCTATTGGTGCATTGCCGGTTTTTGCCCGCCACGATCGCGGCGCTGGCAAGAAAATTAAACCCATCTCAACCACCACCGGGCGACAAATTATTGAACAGCATGTAAAGATCGCTTTGGGAGATGAAGCGTCGGAAACAATCACCCCCCACTCTTTTCGCCACTATTTTGTAACGACGGTCTTGATGGGATCAGGTGGCAACATCAAGCTGGCTCAGGAATTGGCTCGCCATAAATCCATCAATGTTACGCAGCGCTATGCTCACCTTTCGGATGATGAGTTGGATCGCGGTTACCATGAGATTTTTAACCAGCCTTCATTTCCGAAAGAAAGGTGA
- a CDS encoding Acetyl-coenzyme A carboxyl transferase alpha chain translates to MTTEDPRIAELRALREQARLGGGIERIATQHAKGKLTARERLDILLDKGTFNELEPFITNLPDEMGMASEQYLGDGVVTGYGQINGRTVYVYAQDFTVYGGTLSAMQSHKICRVMDLAMRNGVPIIGLIDSGGARIQEGVRSLGGYAEIFRRNAQYSGVIPQISVMLGPCAGGAAYSPALTDLIIMVEKKSFMFITGPEVIKAVTGEIVDPETLGGAEVHMSITGTCHLVASDEEEALWLTKKVLSYLPSNNVENPPYLPPTDDPLRMDEELNSIVPLDPAQPYRMHDVIAHVVDDGEFLEIQPGWARNAIIGFARMGGHSVGIVAQEPSEMAGIIDIDASDKIARFVRMCDCFNVPILTFVDSPGFLPGIDQEHSGIIRHGAKVLYAYSEATVPKITVITRKAYGGAYVVMSSKYLGTDVTYAWPSAEIAVMGAEGAVNILYRKIIEKAADPAAERARLVEQYRAQFNNPYYAAKAGYVDDIIEPRETRPKVIASLAALRDKFSSAPPRKHGNIPM, encoded by the coding sequence ATGACAACCGAAGATCCAAGAATAGCAGAACTAAGAGCCTTGCGCGAGCAAGCCCGCTTGGGTGGCGGAATTGAGCGCATTGCCACTCAGCACGCCAAAGGTAAGTTGACCGCGCGTGAACGATTGGATATTTTGCTCGATAAAGGCACTTTCAATGAGTTAGAACCCTTTATTACCAATTTACCCGATGAAATGGGCATGGCTTCGGAACAATATTTGGGGGATGGCGTAGTCACTGGTTATGGTCAAATTAACGGGCGCACCGTCTATGTTTATGCCCAGGATTTTACCGTTTATGGGGGGACACTATCGGCGATGCAGAGCCATAAGATCTGTAGGGTAATGGACCTGGCAATGCGCAACGGTGTGCCGATCATTGGTTTGATCGACTCAGGTGGGGCGCGCATCCAGGAAGGCGTGCGCAGTCTCGGCGGGTACGCTGAAATATTTCGTCGTAATGCTCAATACTCAGGGGTGATCCCACAAATCAGTGTCATGCTGGGACCATGTGCGGGCGGAGCTGCATACTCCCCTGCTCTAACCGATCTGATTATTATGGTTGAGAAAAAATCCTTCATGTTTATTACCGGTCCGGAGGTGATCAAGGCGGTCACCGGTGAAATCGTTGACCCGGAGACCCTGGGCGGTGCAGAAGTTCATATGTCAATCACTGGCACCTGTCATCTGGTTGCCTCAGACGAAGAAGAAGCACTCTGGTTAACCAAAAAGGTCTTGAGTTATCTTCCCTCGAACAACGTCGAGAATCCACCTTATCTTCCCCCAACCGATGATCCCCTGCGGATGGATGAGGAGTTGAATTCGATTGTTCCTCTCGATCCTGCCCAACCCTATCGGATGCATGATGTCATAGCTCATGTTGTCGATGATGGTGAATTCCTTGAGATTCAGCCGGGTTGGGCAAGAAATGCGATTATTGGATTTGCCCGCATGGGCGGCCATAGCGTTGGCATAGTGGCTCAAGAACCCAGCGAAATGGCAGGCATTATTGACATCGATGCATCGGATAAAATTGCTCGTTTTGTTCGGATGTGCGATTGTTTCAATGTGCCTATTCTTACTTTCGTCGACTCGCCTGGGTTTCTACCGGGTATTGACCAGGAACATAGTGGCATCATCCGCCATGGTGCAAAAGTTCTTTACGCTTATTCTGAAGCCACTGTTCCCAAGATCACCGTGATTACCCGCAAGGCGTACGGAGGGGCTTATGTCGTGATGAGCAGCAAATACCTTGGCACAGATGTTACCTATGCCTGGCCAAGTGCTGAAATTGCAGTGATGGGCGCAGAAGGAGCTGTTAATATCCTATATCGCAAAATAATTGAAAAAGCAGCCGACCCTGCTGCTGAACGGGCAAGATTGGTTGAACAATATCGGGCGCAATTTAACAACCCCTATTATGCTGCCAAGGCTGGCTATGTCGATGATATTATTGAACCAAGGGAAACGCGTCCGAAAGTCATTGCCTCTCTGGCTGCTCTGCGAGATAAATTTTCTTCAGCGCCGCCGCGCAAACATGGCAACATACCAATGTGA
- a CDS encoding Biotin carboxyl carrier protein of acetyl-CoA carboxylase, which yields MKYKVKIHDKLFEVEIENIDQCPIIAIVDGFKYEVYPVEEKIEKPPKRGTGVLPASTQPALSAPKTTATNPLNTVKSPIPGVVTSIEVIIGQEVQEGEPLCVIEAMKMKNTIRSPRSGVIKFIPIQVGKHVRHNEVLIEFEGDSKAV from the coding sequence ATGAAATATAAGGTGAAAATTCACGACAAGCTATTTGAAGTTGAAATCGAAAATATTGACCAGTGCCCGATCATAGCCATCGTCGATGGTTTTAAATATGAGGTCTATCCGGTTGAAGAGAAGATTGAAAAACCTCCCAAGCGAGGTACAGGTGTATTGCCTGCCTCAACACAACCTGCATTGTCAGCGCCCAAAACTACTGCGACAAATCCTCTGAATACAGTCAAATCACCTATTCCTGGTGTTGTGACCAGCATTGAAGTAATTATCGGGCAAGAAGTTCAAGAGGGTGAACCTCTCTGTGTCATAGAGGCAATGAAAATGAAGAACACCATTCGTTCACCACGCAGTGGCGTGATCAAGTTTATTCCAATCCAGGTTGGTAAGCACGTTCGTCACAATGAAGTCCTGATCGAATTTGAAGGGGACTCTAAAGCAGTATGA